The Paenibacillus sp. FSL R7-0204 genome includes a region encoding these proteins:
- a CDS encoding sensor histidine kinase, with translation MKTGKVKLKHQLWLFIVCSILIFMVMEFYFFYSFSNLTQKRAVTYSNKMIEQTRRKIDSVFNDIRISTGFAVNSKLIQEFTIADDDYKRAFDSAPYALDLMEYMRSFNSYVNGIMINDLQGRRLSSEDSASGDIFYINLYETFIRPYKNDPALRQKGKFTAILKDDRTGTDQFFYIAPIVESIGGVHFSQITGYCMVMVNMDKMQGLVANTELTQNSTLYILNNRDEVVASTNSYARGNVIKDVLSMDKNQLLNGVKATIGGKEVLVQVKGLEQADGWRVVSMIPVQELTADMIPMRKVSIMVGLGIIVSMIITGSFFLHNLMRPLMGLVMDMKKVAGRDRGFRIKVRFTNEVGLLAQDINRMMDEMDEMTREMFNTQARLYESELSQKQAEFSALQSQINPHFLYNTLNCISSIGLEYGSREIAQITYCMSKIFRYSIKKDDLVQIREEVDCIQAYMKIILIRYENKFSLALDVEESLLEQQTPKMILQPIVENSVYHGLERMDQGGSLQITGRLDESGDVCFSITDTGRGMEPEELAALQGKLGLEHKELALTGQSAQGIGLLNIHNRLRHLFGEGYGLTVDSRLGYGTTVNVKIPKLPGSGDSK, from the coding sequence ATGAAGACCGGCAAGGTGAAATTGAAGCATCAGCTATGGCTGTTCATCGTGTGCTCCATCCTGATCTTTATGGTCATGGAGTTCTACTTCTTCTACAGCTTCTCGAATCTGACACAGAAGCGTGCGGTCACCTACAGCAACAAGATGATTGAGCAGACCCGCCGCAAGATTGATTCGGTGTTCAATGATATCCGGATCAGCACCGGCTTTGCGGTCAACAGCAAGCTGATTCAGGAATTCACCATAGCCGATGATGATTACAAAAGGGCGTTCGACAGCGCTCCCTATGCCCTGGATCTGATGGAATATATGCGGTCCTTCAATTCCTATGTGAACGGCATCATGATCAATGACCTCCAGGGAAGACGCCTCTCCAGCGAGGATTCTGCAAGCGGCGATATTTTTTATATTAACCTGTATGAGACCTTTATCCGCCCGTACAAGAACGATCCTGCGCTTCGGCAGAAGGGGAAGTTCACCGCCATTCTGAAGGATGACCGGACAGGGACAGATCAGTTCTTCTATATTGCTCCCATTGTGGAGTCGATCGGGGGCGTCCATTTCTCACAGATTACGGGTTACTGCATGGTGATGGTCAATATGGACAAAATGCAGGGACTGGTCGCGAATACGGAATTAACGCAGAACTCCACCTTGTATATTCTGAATAACCGGGACGAGGTGGTTGCCTCCACCAATTCCTATGCGCGGGGCAATGTGATCAAAGATGTGCTGTCTATGGACAAGAACCAATTACTTAACGGGGTAAAAGCAACGATCGGCGGCAAGGAGGTTCTCGTTCAGGTTAAGGGGCTGGAGCAGGCTGACGGGTGGCGTGTGGTCAGTATGATCCCGGTGCAGGAACTGACGGCCGACATGATTCCCATGCGGAAGGTTAGCATTATGGTCGGCCTTGGTATTATTGTGAGTATGATTATTACAGGCAGCTTCTTCTTGCACAATCTGATGCGTCCCCTGATGGGATTGGTCATGGATATGAAGAAGGTGGCAGGGCGGGACAGAGGCTTCCGGATCAAAGTCCGGTTCACCAACGAGGTGGGGCTGCTGGCCCAGGATATTAACCGGATGATGGACGAGATGGACGAAATGACGCGGGAGATGTTCAATACCCAGGCCAGACTATATGAATCCGAGCTGAGCCAGAAGCAGGCGGAGTTCTCTGCCCTGCAGAGCCAGATTAATCCCCATTTCCTGTATAATACGCTGAATTGTATCAGCAGCATCGGACTGGAGTACGGAAGCCGGGAGATTGCGCAAATTACGTACTGCATGTCCAAGATTTTCCGCTACAGCATCAAGAAGGATGATCTTGTGCAGATCCGGGAAGAGGTGGACTGCATTCAGGCTTACATGAAGATTATTCTGATCCGCTACGAGAATAAGTTCTCGCTGGCGCTTGATGTGGAGGAGAGCTTGCTGGAGCAGCAGACGCCCAAGATGATCCTCCAGCCCATCGTTGAGAATTCGGTCTATCACGGGCTGGAGCGGATGGATCAGGGCGGAAGCCTTCAGATTACCGGGAGACTGGATGAGTCCGGGGATGTGTGCTTCAGTATTACGGATACCGGAAGGGGAATGGAGCCGGAGGAACTGGCCGCCCTTCAGGGCAAGCTTGGCCTGGAGCATAAGGAGCTGGCTCTGACCGGGCAATCGGCACAGGGCATCGGGCTGCTGAATATTCATAACCGGCTCCGCCATCTGTTCGGCGAGGGGTACGGACTTACCGTTGACAGCCGATTGGGCTATGGGACAACCGTGAACGTGAAGATTCCGAAGCTGCCGGGCAGCGGAGATAGCAAGTGA